The Anaerolineales bacterium region CTACCAGTGATTAGTCGGTCAATTTTCAAAAATTCTGATATCGGAGACATCTACGATGGACAAATTACCGGGTTTAGGGGATATGGGTGGCATGTTGAATCAGCTGCGACAGTTACAAGGCGATCTGGTCAAAGCGCAGAAAGAGCTGGCCAAGGAAACCGTGACTGCTGAAGTGGCGGATGGCGCCGTGAAGATCGTCATCACTGGTGATCAACGCATCACCAGTCTGGAGATCTCGCCTGATGTCGCGGGCGACCCACAGAAGCTGGCCAAACTGTTGATGGAAGGCATCAACGAGGCGCTGGAAGCTTCGCGCCAAATGGCCAAAGATCGTCTTGGCCCGCTTTCGCAAGGGCTGAGCTTCTAAAGACCTGTGCTGCTGCCAGAACCGATCCAGCGCGTCATCGAGGCGTTTGCCCGCTTGCCAGGCGTTGGGCCCAAGACTGCCTCGCGCCTGACTTTCTTTTTGCTGCGTGGCGACGGCGCTCTGGCTGACGAGCTGTCCAAAGCATTGGGGGCGCTTCGCTCAGGCACCGCCACCTGCGGGCAGTGCTTCAACATTACCGCCGCCGGGCGTGAGCTATGTCCCATCTGTGATCACCCAGAGCGCGAGCAGAGCTTGCTATGCGTGGTTGAAGAGCCGCTGGATGTGCTAGCGATCGAGCACACTCAGGGTTACCGCGGCCTTTATCATGTGCTGGGCGGCGCTCTTTCCCCGATCGAAGGTGTTGGCCCTGAAGATTTGAAAATCGCCGAGCTGCTGCAGCGGTTGAAGACCGGCCAGGTGCAAGAGCTGATCGTGGCCACCAACCCCAGCATGGAAGGCGATGCCACCGCCATGTACTTGCAGCAGCAGATCAACCCGCTAGGCGTACGCGTCACCCGGCTGGCGCGTGGTCTGCCCATGGGTGGCGATCTGGAGTATGCCGATCAGAGTACGCTGTTGCGGGCGCTGGCTGGACGGCAAAATATGTAATCTTAAAGATTTCAGAATCGCTTGCTATTTGTGAAATTCTGCATATAATGTTCCAGCATTTGACAGCCGGAATATCTGTAGCAGTACAGCATTCCCCTAACAACTGAAAAAGTCTAGCGACAGAGGCCCCGATTGCCTTATCGGCATCGGGACTTTTCTTGTCTGCAGCCTTGACAGGCCAGAGGTGTGTGGGTAGAATCCCGCCCCTGTGTATGCGCCGGACCTTAACATCTGAATAGTGATAAGAAGTAAAGATAGCTTGCGTTTTCTTTGACTAACCGCATAGAGATGTATCTCTGTACATCGCAAGATGTACTTTTTTGCGGAGAGTTTGATCCTGGCTCAGGATGAACGCTGGCGGCGTGCCTAATACATGCAAGTCGAACGAGAATATTGTAGCAATACGATATTTCTAGTGGCGAACGGGTGAGTAACGCGTTGGTGACCTGCCCCGAAGTGGGGGATAACAGTTCGAAAGGACTGCTAATACCCCATGTGACTGTGAGAGTTAGAGGTCTCACTATTAAAGGAGTAATTCGCTTCGGGAGGGGCCTGCGTCCCATCAGCTAGTTGGTAAGGTAACGGCTTACCAAGGCTAAGACGGGTAGGGGACCTGAGAGGGTGACCCCCCACACTGGAACTGAAACACGGTCCAGACACCTACGGGTGGCAGCAGTAGGGAATATTGCACAATGGGCGAAAGCCTGATGCAGCAACGCCGCGTGCACGATGAAGGCCTTCGGGTTGTAAAGTGCTTTTATGAGGGAAGAGAAAGGACTGTACCTCATGAATAAGGATCGGCTAACTACGTGCCAGCAGCCGCGGTAACACGTAGGATCCGAGCGTTATCCGGATTTACTGGGCGTAAAGCGCGTGCAGGTGGTCTGTTAAGTTGGATGTTAAATCTCACGGCTTAACCGGGAGATGTCGTTCAAAACTGGCAGACTAGAGGACGGTAGAGGAAGGTGGAATTCCGGGTGTAGTGGTGAAATGCGTAGATATCCGGAGGAACATCAGTGGCGAAGGCGACCTTCTGGACCGCTCCTGACACTCCAACGCGAAAGCTAGGGGAGCAAACGGGATTAGAAACCCCGGTAGTCCTAGCTGTAAACGATGTGAACTTGGTGTCGGTGGGGTAAAACCTATCGGTGCCGAAGCCAACGCGATAAGTTCACCGCCTGGGGACTACGGCCGCAAGGTTAAAACTCAAAGGAATTGACGGGTGCCCGCACAAGCAGCGGAGCGTGTGGTTCAATTCGATGCTACACGAAGAACCTTACCTGGGTTTGACATATACGTGGTAGAGAACGGAAACGGGATCGACCCTTCGGGGAGCGTATACAGGTGCTGCATGGCTGTCGTCAGCTCGTGTCGTGAGATGTCCGGTTAAGTCCGGTAACGAGCGCAACCCCTGCTGTATGTTACATGTGTCATACGGGACTGCCGGTATCAAGCCGGAGGAAGGTGGGGATGACGTCAAGTCAGCATGGCCTTTATATCCAGGGCTACACACACGCTACAATGGTCGGTACAACGGGTTGCAAGACCGCAAGGTGGAGCCAATCCTCAAAATCGGCCTCAGTTCAGATTGCAGGCTGCAACTCGCCTGCATGAAGTCGGAGTTGCTAGTAACCGCGCGTCAGAATTAGTGCGGTGAATACGTTCCCGGGCGTTGTACACACCGCCCGTCACGTCATGGAAGCTGATAACACCTGAAGTCGGTATCCTAACCGCAAGGAGGGAGCCGCCCAAGGTGGGATTGGTAACTGGGACGAAGTCGTAACAAGGTAGGTGTACCGGAAGGTGCGCCTGGATCACCTCCTTTCTGGAGCATTGAGACCCTTCCAGCATCCTTGTGGTGCAGAGGGAGTTCTCCACTCTCCACATCAGGCGAACACATACTATGTGACGCCAAGTCCCACTGCGGTGGTGGGGCGAAACCGCCAACCCATACTTCTCACAGATGGGTCGGCAAGCGCAAGTCTTCATTCTTCTTATCACTATTCAGCGGTTAAGTGCCGGCCATACTAAACAGCGCGGAAAAGCGTCGCGAAGCGTCAGCTGAGCAGCTTTTCCAGGCGCAACGAAGCAGCTTGCTGCGAGTTGCGCAAGGGCCTGTAGCTCAGTTGGTTAGAGCGCTGTGCTGATAACGCAGAGGTCAGAGGTTCGAATCCTCTCAGGCCCACTCTACCGGCCAGGGGCCCGGGGATGTAGCTCAGTTGGGAGAGCACCGCCTTTGCAAGGCGGGGGTCAGGGGTTCGAGCCCCCTCATCTCCACTCTTCTGGTGGGGCGCCTTCACAATCGAAGGCGGTGCAGGTATAATGCAGTTCGATGCAACAAGAACGGAGAGCACTTCTGGTAGTTGAGTTGGTGGTTTCGTAATCCAAATAAAAAGTCGTAACGCAAAAGGCTAGTCTTTACGGGCCCGGCGTTGCGCCGGGCCCTTCTGTCTAAGGTTCCCGAATTAACAAGTAAAAGTGTGTGTGGATGGCCAACCTGGCGCCCTTGAATAGGGATCCAGGCCGGCTATTGACGCCGGCATCAGCGGGTGCGTCTTACAACCTTTGAGTTGTAGGGCAAGCCTAAGGCGAGCAGAACAACGCTCGTGTGCACTTTACAAACTGAATAATGATCCTTAAAGCATCATCAAATGAAACAAATCAAACAACATGGGTCGTATCAAACGTAAAACGCTCCCCTTGCGGGAACGTTTCGGTTTGATTTGCCCTTGTTGCGGAAAATTTTCGATTTCTCCACATTACCATATGGTTAAGCTACTAAGAGCTTACGGTGGATGCCTTGGCGCGACGTGCCGATGAAGGACGCGGGACACTGCGATAAGCCCCGGGGAGCCGTGAACAGGCTTTGATCCGGGGATTTCCGAATGGGGAAACCCGCTGCGATGAACTCGCAGCACCGCCTAGTTGAACACATAGACCTGGCGGAGGGCACCTGGTGAACTGAAACATCTTAGTAACCAGAGGAACAGAAATCACAGAGATTCCCTTAGTAGTGGCGAGCGAACGGGGAATAGCCCAAACTCAAGAGGCTTGCTTCTTGAGGGTTGTAGGGTCTGGCACATGGAAGTTACCAATCATGACGTTAGCAGAATGGTGTGGGAAAGCCTACCAAAGAGGGTAAGAGTCCCGTATGCGAAAACTTCATGACTTCCGTCAGATACCTGAGTACCACTGGACTCGTGTAATCCGGTGGGAATCCGGGGAGACCACTCTCCAAGGCTAAATACACGTTGCGACCGATAGTGAACAAGTACCGCGAGGGAAAGGTGAAAAGCACCCCGGTGAGGGGAGTGAAATAGAACCTGAAACCGTAAGCTTACAAGCAGTCGAAGGGCAATGACGCGTCTGTGAACCTAGAGATAGGCATCGCGGCGTTAGGCCTGACGGCGTGCCTTTTGGAGAATGAGTCTGCGAGTTAATTTTTGTGGCAAGGTTAAGGGATTTACACCCGAAGCCGTAGCGAAAGCGAGTCTGAATAGGGCGTGCAGTCGCAAAAATTAGACACGAAACCTGGTGAGCTACCCATGGTCAGGGTGAAGCGAGTCTAACCACTCGTGGAGGCCCGAACCTTTCAACGTTGCAAAGTTGTGGGATGAACTGTGGGTAGGGGTGATATGCCAAACGAACTAGGAGATAGCTTGTTCTCCCCGAAATAGCTTTAGGGCTAGCGTCTTGTGTTTAGTGCCGGAGGTAGAGCACTGGATGGGTACGGGGGCTTACTGCTTACCAACCCCAACCAAACTCCGAATGCCGGTACTCCAAAGCAAGGCAGTCGGACCACGGGAGATGAGTTTCGTGGTCGAGAGGGAAAGAGCCCAGACCATCATCTAAGGTCC contains the following coding sequences:
- the recR gene encoding recombination mediator RecR gives rise to the protein MLLPEPIQRVIEAFARLPGVGPKTASRLTFFLLRGDGALADELSKALGALRSGTATCGQCFNITAAGRELCPICDHPEREQSLLCVVEEPLDVLAIEHTQGYRGLYHVLGGALSPIEGVGPEDLKIAELLQRLKTGQVQELIVATNPSMEGDATAMYLQQQINPLGVRVTRLARGLPMGGDLEYADQSTLLRALAGRQNM
- a CDS encoding YbaB/EbfC family nucleoid-associated protein: MDKLPGLGDMGGMLNQLRQLQGDLVKAQKELAKETVTAEVADGAVKIVITGDQRITSLEISPDVAGDPQKLAKLLMEGINEALEASRQMAKDRLGPLSQGLSF